The Camelina sativa cultivar DH55 chromosome 16, Cs, whole genome shotgun sequence sequence CACCTCAATCCTAAACCATGATCCATGAATCTCTAGCATTCAACACACTGTGTGTGCAAGCAAACTAAGACCCAAAGTTAAGCATTGAATCCATTCAAGAGATTTGAGATTCTAATCATGCAACAAAAAGGAATAACTTTTATATCACTCAATCCTAAACAGTGAGAATCTAGCATTTGAATAGAGTTAAAGGTGGAACCTTTCCGGATCCAGCCATGGCGACAACGCCTCTAGGAGAgcggtgagaagaagaagaggaagaaacgaGACGGATAGAGGAATTGACGCGGTAGACGAAGGATTGGTGGGAGGAGACGGCGGCGGAGTCGAGCTTGGGAGAAATGCAGCGGAGGCCGGAGAAAGTGAGAGAGGTGGAGGTAGCAGCAGCCATGTCGTTCGGGTTTGGCGTGTAGTGAGTGAGtggaaaaggcaaaaaaaaggAGATAGAGACGAGACTGTGACTTCTTCTCTCTCAGCTTAAGGTTGTAGCAGAGGAGAGGAGATAGAGCGGCGATGAGGGTTGGTCGGTTCTGCTCTCTCAAGGCTAATTTTGTCTTTCTCATACAATCAACTTTTCACGCGCCTAAGTCACATCTGATTCTCACGCGCTTCATTTCAGGTGGTGCCCAAAATGGtcaatgattcttttttttttttggtcaacttaaattttattaaaacttaaaacttggTTCAACAATCAAGGTAAGATTACAAACGAAAACTTAAGCCGACAGACAACTAGAAGTTTCCAGAGACAAAcgccagaaagaaaaaagaaatctctggaaactaaaccctaacaaaGGGAGACAAAAGAAACTGGACAAGAAATACAAACAGATCATATTGAAACCAAATTGAAGGAGGACAACTCCTTACCCTATAAGCAGAAATAACTAGGCAAACACCTTAAAAATGGTAAAACGGAAAAAACATAGATTCCTTTTCTTCTGAAACATCTGCGCATGTGATTTATCACATATGCCCTCGGCTAACTGTAGATAACAACCACCTCCTCCTATCACATTGAGAGCCAATCTCTCGAGAACCAAGGACATCATAACCCGGCAAGCAAAGAGCACTCATAAAAGTTCATAGagactcacacacactcccagATGGGATGACGACGACTAATGTGTCTCCTTACGTCTAACTAGAATCCTTCCAGAAAGCAATCATATCTAAACAGATCATGAACGCAGGGGCAAGGATCAAGGCAAAACTTCACTAAGTTAACACACAACATGAACACAAAAGGTAAGAAATCTCTGAAAGTTTTGAAGACTACCAACCAAACAATAAGCACGAAACTTCTGCTAAGAAAGAAGCCGAGCCTAAAGGGAACCACAAGCTCAAACAAAGAGACAAGGATTGGGAGAAAAGGCAATGGCTCGAGCTGACAAACCATTCCATATATGCGGTTTAGTAATGAAAATAGGCACAGGACCAGCAACAACATCTGAGACAGGAACAAGCAAACCCCAATGGCAATTATTCTTCAAACCAATCGTTGATATAAATTCGGCATCATTAACTTTACTTGTAATCAGTAACTTTCCCAGAAATGACTGCTCTAAAAGCTTACTCAACACAATCACAATTCATACCATGAATCCTCCAACAAGGTTCCCCAAACGAAGGTTCAACAAGACTGCAAACAACGCTAAACACCTACCCTAGCTAAAACGGTACAAAAGAAAGACGGGACAACCAGCTTACCCAAaacaagagataacaaaaacCCAAGTCACAAAGACGAGAAGCATCACCTACAAGATCAGGACAACACCGGATCTGACAAAGGCAAGAGAGGTTTCTCCTGAAACCAGCGGGGGAGGACGAACAAGCCTCACCGTGAAGACCGTCTCCTTCTCTGAGCACACTAACCACACCATCGATCCACTAGATCTAGCCGAATCGATACAAAcggaagcaaaaacaaaagaacaaaaaaactacATAGCAGCGAGGGACTTCTCACAGCTACGACGAAGAACACCGGTAACCGGTGAGGGCAAACAGCGATTTGATTTTTTGGGCGGCGGCTAGGACGAACTCAGAGAGAAGAAAGCTTTTTTGTTACGTTGGTACAAGGATTTTTCTGTGTGATCAAGGTCAATGATTCATTTGatgaattatttgtttttcacatagaaaaaagttattttgaagAAGAACATATATATCCGATTGGTGAATGGTGGTgataatatatgtaaatataataattttaaaaacgaAAAGGTTAAACGGAAAACAACAGTAAACGATACGAAACAGTCCAAATGTTTTAAAGCAAAAGTATATTGCAATCACTCTATACGTCGatgaattatttgtttatacTAATCACGATACATAACAAATACAGCGGTGACAACTTTATTAATATCATGCATTTATTACGGATGTGTATTGAATTCTATCACTTATCTTTTCTTGAAGGGATCTTTTGTCAAATTTTGAATATTGGTATAAAATTCTTGAAAATGGAAAATATCTACAGCATAGTCCATCATACTTCATgcttcatgtatatatatgtacaaattaattattcaaattaacgcattttgaaaaattatcatatcctttttttaatagtaatattGAGTGACGTCATAGTGACCACAAgacgacaacaacaaaacatgtGAAGAAGCCTATCTATCAATATCAATAACATTAACCAGACCACATCTCCAAGAAACTTGACTGATACTGAAGCAAAACTAGCAACAAAACTATAACTGCCGCCACTCCCCACGGCGAGCTTCCACCGCCATCTCCGGCAGCGGGACTCACGTAAGTCGTAGCCCCGCGTTGACTGTTCGAAAACATCCCAAGAATAGCGTCAGGGTTCTCCATGGAAGATAACCAACGTACCAAGACTATGAGAAACAGAGGGATCAAGAGAAGAGCAAGATTCATATGCTCTTCCGCTGACTCGGCTGCATCTTCCAAGCTGAAGTACCATGACGTCAACAAGAACACCGAAGCCACGGCTAGGATTAAAAGAACCGGATACGGTAGAGGCGAGAGCGAGAATGAGTCCAAGATCGATGATCTTCTCTCTCCATAAGCCATAGTTTCCTATACTAATAAAGATGATAGTTgataaatgatgatgatgatgagagatgCTCTTCTTGCTTTTATGGGAtgtagcaaaacaaaaagaagaaaaacttataGAAACCGCCTCTAGgttataatattatagttttgacttttgaccgACAGATGAAAGATTATATAATGTTTAggttttatttcatatttcatatttcattaaaactaattaaaaattagtGGACTACAATTTATTTCGATTAATATAGATCCTCAAGCCAAATTCTAATATTGAGAAAGGAGAAAAACCTTTATATATTGGATAACATAGTTATAACGAATTTAACTATACTATACACGTACCAAATTAATAGGTTTTTAACTTTGGAGATCTTTGCTTTTCCAAATTTTTCGtaaataagaacatattaaattacataaataatattgaGCTCGATTTGTTAAGAATAAAGGTTTAtaatttagtgtttatatattttcatgtatCCGAgcgttttttgtttctttttctcttagaATTTGAAACGTATGAATTTGATACATGGGTTtatgttgaaaaatatatattggccATTTCCtgattaaatatgaaatttatgtTGCTTTCTCTTTCGTAATGGGCTCCTCACTAACACCTATAAAATTGTGTAGGTGGAGCGTCGTTATCAATTTTCCTAATTTTCCTTTGCTTTAACTGTTGTCATTAATTATCACCTCTTCGATAAGCAACACAAAATTCAAAGATGACGAAAAAATGATTTGACCTTTTACCCTAACCAGTAACCATCTTTAATTAACTCTAATCTCCCTAATCACAAAATGACATAATTAATCTGTTATACTACCGTTCACAGTTTTCTTTACTAATTAcgttaatcaaacaaaaatcatacaaaacttttcatcatttcattattcTATTATCCAGtaattcataaatatatttacaaacttTACTACTCGATTCCGTAGATTTTCAttgtgaaaagaagaaaaatacaagaaaacaaaaaattgatcgCTATGATTGAAGAAGATGTAGCAATTAGATCGATCACacaaatataagaaattaaggTTAAGgttaaaaatgaatattgtaATCTAAATCACAGTCGTCAAAATCCACCAAAATCGGTGCTTCACgttacatatatcatatatgcttCACGTAAACATCAAGAGAGAATACCTAAcacatttacaaaatatataattgatgattTACATAAAACGCAAACGCAATAAAATACTAACCGCGCGATCAAACAAACGTCTAGTAGTAGCAAACGCATCTCCAGCGACCACATGGACAGTAGTAAGTAGATCGCCTCGACGTTTCAAGGCAAGAGAGACATCTAACGGCGAAGAGCAGAGCCAATGGAACCACGGCGAGAAGGAGCCAGCTCAGCACATCTTCTCCTGAGGAGACGGCTACCTCGAATTTCACGACGGAGGAAAGGGCTAAGAGGACGAGGGCCACCGTGATCATGACTATTACCGGCAACGGCGACGTAGATACTCTGCATCGTCCGCAGCAGCAGCCGTGGTAATGCATCTAGCTCCCCCCActttgttgtgttttctttggttttttttgtttagttgtttcGTAGTGCAATGCTATTTTATGTATACACGGCAGCTAATAAAACaaagtgagaaaagagaaagagagataatgGTTTGTTAggtatactattattattatggtcgatgatgaatgatgatacCACTCACTATTTTTAGGAATATCATTAGTACTACTAGCTAGTGGGGTAACCTAGGAGTTTATGTTGTCATTTACATTATGTAATTTTGTGGATTAGTCATACCATAATTTTTGTCTAATTTCGAAAGAATTATAGTTCGCCATACGGATTAGGCGATTAGCAATGAACTCAATATCCAAAAACAACAGACAGATCTTTAAATTCTGATGGGATTTGTGTGAGATATGAGTGATTGGTGGTTAGGTAGATGAGAACAAGGAGGAAGCTTATCTTAGTGGCCTACCATGAAAAAGACACTCACTTCACCTTGTTCCACTCATATCGCCTCGCTTTATAACATAATTTACATGTTCTGCCTAATGTATTTGTATGTCATTTCCAAGGATTTAATATCATTGATCTTTTTCCATGGACAACAATATTGATCCATTATTATACTATTAAAGAGATAAtatgttatgtatttttaaaaataaataagattttttatttcgacacaaaaaaaaagcttaacaaataatatatggcatgttttaaaaaatagcCGTATAATACTTTCTTTAGGGCCTAAAACGGGTTTTATAGTGATCCGGCCCAATGAGTTTGAGTATAATTGTATTAATGAGTCACGTGCGAAAGGGTGTTGTAGTCATTTTGGTATCGATGGGTTTATCGTATATTTGACACATTTAACCTGTAGAAAAAACTCTAATCGTCGTCACTTTACCGAGAAagcaagacaagaagaagaagaagaagaagaagagaaccaaGGAATCGAATTATGAAGTTAACGACGGCTCCGATCCACGCGGTGTCGAGATGGGTGAGGAGGCAGCCACCAAAGGTGAAAGCTTTCCTTGCCGTCGTATCAGGCATGGCGGCTCTTGTTCTCCTCAGATTCATCGTTCACGATCACGACAACCTCTTCGTTGCCGCCGAAGCTGTTCATTCAATTGGAATCTCTGTTCTTATCTATAAACTCATGAAGGAAAAGACTTGCGCTGGTACCAACCTCAATCCCTGCTTTGACTTCGTTGTTTGTACTAGTATCACATCcaatttagggttcttaatttAGGAAACAGTTGTTTTTTTGCTTGAACATGAGAATTTTGGATCTGTGTTAAGATATAAAAATGTAGCCTTTATTCAACATTTCAGTATCCTCATTACAGAAATCAGAATTAACCTCTAATCATTGATCTTTGGTGTGTTTGTCAGGATTGTCCCTGAAATCTCAGGAGCTTACGGCGATATTTCTAGCTGTTAGGCTCTATTGCAGTTTTGTAATGGAATATGATATACATACCATTCTGGACTTGGCTACTTTGGGAACAACTCTCTGGGTTATATATATGATCCGTTTTAAGCTTAAAGCTAGTTACATGGAGGACAAAGACAACTTTGCTCTCTATTATGTGGTAAGTGAGTCTGTCATTCTCGGTATTGATCTTTTTTACTTGGATTCTGTGCTTGCTAGTCATGATGGTTATATCAGCAGTTGaaaatcttttgatttttagttaaaGCTTACCTTACGGTCAGATAAAAATGTTGCGTTTAATTGGTAGCCTCCTGTAACTAGATTCTTTCAAGTCATTAGTTATAGTCAGCGTTCCTTCGTATTTTGCATCGGTATCACATTTGGTTATTCTGCATATTACTTTCTATTCAGAACATTGTATGGTATTGAGgattcatataaatatattggtTTCTTTGTCCTTTTGACAGCTCATACCCTGCGTTGTGTTAGCTGTAATGATCCATCCATCAACTTCACACAATATACTGAATAGAATTTCCTGGGCACTCTGTGTTTACCTCGAAGCTGTGTCAGTACTGCCACAGTTAAGAGTGATGCAGAACACAAAGGTATGCACTTTTTATAAGGTTGCTTTTTGAAACTTGAGAACTAAAAACAATTCCAATTCCtgatatgttttgttcattCAGATTGTCGAACCGTTCACCGCTCATTATGTTTTTGCACTTGGAGTAGCTAGATTCCTTAGCTGTGCACACTGGGTCTTACAGGTATAGATTCTGATCTTCAAGAGAAAGTGAAGATTTACTTGCTTTAATTTGTTCTTTCCTTGTTTCGCAAAAATCAGTGTGCATATATAACATCCTAAGCTTATTTCACTCAGCAAGTGATCAACTCTACAGTAGTATTTAATCATAAGGTCTTCTCAAGACTTTGTGATATTTCTAAACTGAAGGCGTAAATTTGATTTGGTCTTCCTTGTCGAAACAGATTATGGACACCCGTGGACGCCTGCTAGTAGCACTGGGTTATGGACTGTGGCCATCAATGGTGATAATCTCAGAAATCGTCCAAACATTCATCTTGGCAGATTTCTGTTACTACTACGTGAAAAGGTACATTCCTTTTCTTCATCCACAAGCTTCTTCAGTCTTTTTTGGCTTCACCTCTTTGATCCATATTTCTTTCTTGTGCAGTGTGTTCGGAGGCCAGCTTGTTTTACGGCTCCCATCTGGGGTTGTTTAAGTaacaaagagaaaggaaaagaaaaaaaaagaaaaaagaaaaaaagatagatactTTGATGG is a genomic window containing:
- the LOC104751774 gene encoding uncharacterized protein LOC104751774, which encodes MAYGERRSSILDSFSLSPLPYPVLLILAVASVFLLTSWYFSLEDAAESAEEHMNLALLLIPLFLIVLVRWLSSMENPDAILGMFSNSQRGATTYVSPAAGDGGGSSPWGVAAVIVLLLVLLQYQSSFLEMWSG
- the LOC104751775 gene encoding putative ER lumen protein-retaining receptor C28H8.4, with protein sequence MKLTTAPIHAVSRWVRRQPPKVKAFLAVVSGMAALVLLRFIVHDHDNLFVAAEAVHSIGISVLIYKLMKEKTCAGLSLKSQELTAIFLAVRLYCSFVMEYDIHTILDLATLGTTLWVIYMIRFKLKASYMEDKDNFALYYVLIPCVVLAVMIHPSTSHNILNRISWALCVYLEAVSVLPQLRVMQNTKIVEPFTAHYVFALGVARFLSCAHWVLQIMDTRGRLLVALGYGLWPSMVIISEIVQTFILADFCYYYVKSVFGGQLVLRLPSGVV
- the LOC104751773 gene encoding uncharacterized protein LOC104751773 encodes the protein MHYHGCCCGRCRVSTSPLPVIVMITVALVLLALSSVVKFEVAVSSGEDVLSWLLLAVVPLALLFAVRCLSCLETSRRSTYYCPCGRWRCVCYY